The sequence below is a genomic window from Gemmatimonadota bacterium.
TCCGGATGCGGGTCCATACCGGATGCGCCGGGGTGATGATCGGCCGAGGGTCTTTCGGGAACCCGTGGATCTTTCGGGAAAGCCGGGCTCTTCTCGACGGCACCCACCGGCCGCCCCATCCGGGTCCGCAAGAACGGTTTGCCGTGGCGCTTGAACACGCGGCGCTCGCCCTCCGGTTGCAGGGCGACCACCGCAAGACCGTGATCGAGTTCCGCAAACACCTCGGCTGGTACGCCAAGGGGTTACCGCAGGCCAGCGCGCTCCGGGAAAAGCTCTTCCAGGTCGAGACGATGACGGCGGCCCAGGCCATCTTTCAAGACTATCTCGAGACCCGACCGGTCTCAGTGTGAAGGCGCAACTCGCCGAGTGGCTCGCCTCGGTTGCGGATGGTTCGCTCAGCGTTTCCGACGCGCTGGAGCGGCTCCGCCATTTTCCCGGAGAGGACATCGGCCTGGCCAAGGTGGACCATCACCGAAGCCTCCGGTACGGCCATCCTGAGGTGGTGCTGGCCAGCCACAAGACCGTGGCTCAGCTGATCGCCATCACTGAACGATTGGAAGCGGTCAGCGGTTCTTTCCTCTGCACCAGGGTTACCGGCGAACAGGCGCGGGCCCTCGCCGACCGATTCCCCGGCGTCAGGCTGCATCTTGAAGGTCGAACCGCATGGCTCGCCCCGGCAACTCCAGTGCCGATCTTGGGCACGGTCGCCGTGGTCACGGCCGG
It includes:
- the larB gene encoding nickel pincer cofactor biosynthesis protein LarB — translated: MKAQLAEWLASVADGSLSVSDALERLRHFPGEDIGLAKVDHHRSLRYGHPEVVLASHKTVAQLIAITERLEAVSGSFLCTRVTGEQARALADRFPGVRLHLEGRTAWLAPATPVPILGTVAVVTAGTSDIPVAEEAAVVAEAFGAVVTRVFDAGVAGLHRILSARPEIDRADVVIVVAGMEGALPSVVGGLVGQPVIAVPTSVGYGASFNGLAALLGMLNSCAEGVTVVNIDNGFGAAAAAARILRLARKE